Genomic segment of Verrucomicrobiia bacterium:
AGCGGCCAGTCTTCGATCCCGTAATATTCCATGCCGTCCGGATTCAGCACCGCGGCCAATTGCGCGCCCGTTAATTCGCCGCGGTCGAGATATTTCTTCATGGCCTGCTCTTTGACGAACGCGTCGGGAAACGAGCGCAGGAGCGTGACGTCGATCTTTCCCTTCGCGCCTTCGAGCGCGGCAAGCCGGATGCCGTAATTTTTCTGAAAATATCCGATCAGTTTGCGGATGTGCTCCTGCGCGCTGTTGACCGCATGCGCGTCCTGGATGAAAACGACGAAAGGCCCGGGCTTGTCCTGAAGGTACTGGCTCTGGATGCTTCCGAGTTCCGCGGGCAGCGTGATGGGAGAAGAAGACGAAATAAAAACCGGAGCCGGTTCCGCGATGTCCGCGCTCGCCGCCGGCGGCTGGAAAAAACCCGCGGGGAACAGGATCAAAAGCGTCAAAGCCGTGAGATGTCGTGTTCGGTTGCGCATAGTCTCCCGATTTTACGGACGGTGCTGCCGTCCGGATAAAAGACGAAGCGAGTCCTTGGACTCCCGAATCCAAAGTTCGCCCCTTTTAGACACTATCCGTAACAAGGATAACAGGTTAGAGCGATCATTGCCCAGGGCTGGGCGCTTTCGGAAAGAAATTTTTTACCTCAGGAAGAATAAGGACTTAGGAGGGTTTGGACCCTTAAAATAAGTTTTTTACCCCTCACCCTTCCCTCTCCCCCGTGGGGAGAGGATAAAGGAGAGGGGGCTTTTTTTGAGGCCCCATCCAGGCGGCGGACCAAAATCTTTGCCGTCGCTCCGAGCAAGAAAATACGCCTCGGCATAAATCACTTCCTTGCCCAGCGTGTAGGAACGGTAACGGTTCAGCGCGCAAATTTTGTTCAGATAATCGTTCTGCGCGAGCTGGGTTTTGTAGCAGCCCACCGCATTTTGCTTCATGGTCATTTCCGCGGTGATGTCCACCAGCCGGTTGACGCGCGCGAGCGGCGCGCTCACTTCGTAAAACGCGAGCCAAAGCGGCGGCTTCATTCCGCGCGCGGCGGCAAGCCCGGCTTCCGACACCGCGCAATGGTCCGGATGCAATTCCCCCGCGTGCGGCAGATAGACAAGCGTGGGCCCCGCGCTTTCAAACACGGCCCGGAACTTCTTTTTATAAAGCGCGGCGTCATGCGCCCGCTCTTTCAATCCCAAAAATTCCACGTCTTTCACGCCGAGCTTTGCCGCGGCCTCGAGGCATTCCCGCTTGCGTTCTTCCGGCTGCGCGGGATCGTCTGTCACGATCACGATCTTGACCGCGTCCCCGCCGCGGACGTGCTGGAGGATGCTGCCGCCCGGCCCGAGCGCCTCGTCGTCCGCGTGCGGCGCCAGCACCACGACGCTGTGGCGGCCCAGGGGTTCGGGGCGGTAAGGAATTTTTTCCGGCTCCTGCATCATGTGGGCTTCATCACGATCCGCGGCGGCGCCGGCAGCGAAAACCATTTCCGGATCCAGGAAGGATTGAGCGACGAAAGCGCGAACGAGGCCGTGATGTGGATGTAGCCCCACAGGATGATCTGGGAATCCTGGAGGGATTTGGAAATTTTGAGCGTCATCAAAAAGAAAAGCAGCGTGACCGCCGCCGTTTCCGCCGCGTAACGCGTCAGCGCTTTCGCGTGCTTCGTCTTGGCCATCTTCATCGCGGGAATAAAATTCCAGAAAACGAAATGATACAGGACGAGCGGCCTAAAAACACGGCGGCCCTGGAACACGTGAAGCTGGCTCAGCAAAATCAGAGGAACGGCCAGCCCCACGATATCGAAGAGAAGCTGGTCCCGGAATTCGCCGGGCGCCATGGCGGGCCGCAGCTTCCACAGGCAGACGAGCGACGCCGCGAAAGAAACAAGCAGCGCCGCAATCATCGCGGGCAGCGGCAGCCACCGGAACGACGGGTCCTGATGCAGCAGGATCGCATAGCCCGCCAGATTAAAAACAAACCGGGAAGCCAGGAGCGGCTTCATGTTCGCGGGGCGCGGCTCTCTCGGAAAGAGATAACTGTCGCTGAGCGCGTGATGGACGCCGAAATACAGCGCGATGCTCGGGCAGTTGTAGTAAGTGACGGCCGCTCCGGCAGCCGCCAGGAACGCCGCCGCGATCGTGGAGACCTGCCGCGAAAGCACGTGCCCCATCTGCTTCTGCGAATACCAGAGCGCGAGCGCGTAATGCGCGAATCCCACGCTCACGAAAACGCGGTCAAACTCACCCGGGACGATTTTTTTCAGCACCACCACGAAGATCACGCTCACAAGACGAAGCGACGCATGAAGCGGTATCGGGCCGTACGTTTTCGCCATGGCTCAGACCACCGTTTCGTTCACGAGCTGCAGCCGGCGGCCCGCGAAAATCTTCTGGACCCACCGCGGATTCAAAGACGAAACTCCAAACGACAGGATCACGTGCGCGTACCCCGTTGAAATGACCGCATATTCAAGGGCATGGGTCGAGAGTTTCCAAGGCGTGTCCCACAAGGGCGTGAACGCGAAACACGCCAGGCTCACCGCCGCCGTGGCCAAAAGGTATCCCGCCGCGTTTCCTGTCCCCTTCTTTGCCAGTCCCGGAAGCGGCAGAAAAAGCCAGATAGCCACATGATAGAAAAGCAATTGCCGGTAAGTGAAGCCGCCCACGGCAAGAGATACAATTACAGCCGCGAGAAGCGCCAGCTCGAAGAAGACCTGCTCCCGGAGCCCGGCCGCGGCAAAAGAGCGGCGCTCCACAAAAAGAAAATAATAAAAAACAGCGCAGGCCGCGGCAAAACCCGCCAGCATCAACGGCTGGGAAAATTGCCTCATCACCGGCTCCCGCGCCAGCATGATGCAGTAAGCAAACGCGTTCATCAGCAGACGGCCGCCCATGAGCGCGCGCCGTCCGCGGAGGCGGTCGTCGGAAACCACGTAGGATTCCGTCAGCGTGTGATGGACACCGAAAAACAAAACCATGTTCGGCCACTGATAATAAATCGCGGGCACCGTCAAAAACAGGAGCCCCAGGCCCGGCAGCCGTGTTTCCGGCACCAAGGCAACCCTCTTGATCTGCTTCCACGAATAAAAAAGGGCGAGCAGGTAATGGCCCATGGCCATGGCAAAAAAAACGCTGTCAAAATCTCCGGAGGAAAGCGACAGGAAACAGCCCGCGACGAGGGCGGCGGCAATCAGGCGGCAGAAGACTTTATACGGCATCGCGCTGCCTTTCCCGGTAGGGAAAAAATCTTTTCAGATTATTGAGAGGCGATTCAAACAAATGCCATGAAAGCGACGCCAGTATAACAGTTAACCCCAGGCGCAGCAAAATCACCGGCACGCTTTCCAGAGCCGGTACGCGCTCCGTCAGCCACGCCGCGAGGTCCCAGGTCGACAGGTGATAAAGGTAAAGACCGTACCCGATCTTGCCTAAATAATAGAACGGGCCCCAGGCCAGGATCCGGGAAAGAAGAAACCGGTCGTCATTCCACAGCGTCAGCACGATGACCGTAAAGGCCAGCAGATATAAAGAATGAACCCGCTGCACCCGGAACTGGAGCGCCCAGAGTTTCGTGTTGCCTCTGCCCCAAAACACGATGAGAGCGAGGATGAGCGCCGCGGCCATGGCCATCCAGGCCCAGGAGGAAATGCGCGTCTCCCGCATCTTGTTCCTGGCGCAGGCCGCCGCCCCGCCCCAAAGCAGCGCTTCCCCGCATACCGGCAAAAGCGTGCCGTAATAGGCGTACGGCATAAAAATCCGGAACCAGAACCGCAGCAGGCACGAAGCGGCGATCAGAAGCGCAAACCACCGCAGCCGGCTGCGGGACGGGATCAAAAAAAACAGCGCCGGATAAATAAGATAAAACTGCTCCTCGACACAAAGCGTCCACAAATGGATGTTCACCTGCTGCCAATTTTTCAAGAGCGCGTCCAGGCCGCCGTGCAGGCTCAGCAGGAAGATTTTCATGTTGAACGTGTAGGAAAAATACCAGGCCGGATCCTGCAGCCTTCCCAGCAGCAAAAGCACGGTGATGAAAAGATAATACGCGGGAAAGATGCGCAGGGAACGGCGCGCATAAAACGAAACCAGGAAATGCCGGCGCGGCACATGCTCGTATTCGAGGAGGATGTGCGTGATCAAAAACCCGCTCAGCACGAAAAAAAGCGGCACCGCGTAAGTCAGGAACCAGATTCTCTTGAGGTTTTTGATGTAGTAGTGGCAGATAAAAATGGACAGGAATGCGAAGAAACGCAGCCCATCCATCTGTCTTTTGCGTGACGCGGTCTGGGAACCCATTAGAAGAGGTCGGAATCTCCCATGGTGTAATAAAAATGGCGGTCGATCCAGGCTTCCGCCGGCTGCCCGGGAAAAACTTCAGGCCTTAAAATAATAAGAGAAATGAAAAGCGGCACCTGCAAAGGGACGGGCTCGAAGCCCGCGCGCGCGAGATGAGGATAAACCGGAGAATGCGCGCTGTGCCACATCTCCACGAACCGGCATTTCCCGAACCAGCGGGCCAGAATCCCGTCGATCATGCGCGGCAGATCTTCCACAAGCGCAAGAGGCGCCAGAAAATCCACAACCCGCGCCGTATCCCCTTCCACGGAGAAAACCAAAAACCCTTCGTCTCCTCCCGCTTCCACCGTAAAACAAAAATATTTTCTTACCGTCGAATCCGCATAGCGCCAGTTGAGATAATCCGCCTTGCGCCTGATAAAGCACGGATATTCCCCGCGGCAGCGCTCGTCGATGGAAGACACCGACTCGGGGAAACGGTCCCACAGCCTGCAGTTGAAAAAAAGCCGCTTCGGAAACCAGCTTTTCCCGATCTTTTTCCTCAGCGCCCGCACCGGAAGGCGGCAATGATGGCGCTTGGCCTGCTGGGCCGTAAAACCGTACATGAAGCTGCACCCCATCTCCCGCACGGTCTCGATGTAATGGCAGTAAGTCCGGTCGAACGTCCCCTCATCGCGATGCGTGGGCGCGGTCATCACATCGCACACCTGCGAGCTTGCAATGTCCTTCCCCTCGACGGAAAACGTCACGGGATAACCGCCATAATGCGAGACCAGGCTTTCCCCTTCAAAAGCCTGGACCGCAAAAAGCCCGTAAGGCCCCGGCTCATAGCGCCATGCCCACTCCTCTTCCGGGCGTTTCCAATGAAAGCACCGCAAGAAAAGATCCTTGGTCGCCTCAGAAACAGGCTTGTCCATGGTGCGGCAGTAAACCCCGGCAAGAGTTTTCATCGCCGCCATTCTAAACGGGGGCGCTCTGTCCCGCAACCCGAGTTTTCACTCCCTTTCCCGGTCATCGATTCCTATATTTCCTGACACCCTGAGAGGTGCCACAGGGCTAAGCTTCTTATATATAGGAGGTGCGTCATGGAAAAACCCAATCGTAAAAACCCGCAAGAAAGCACGCCTCCCCCCGAAGACAATCAGAATCGGATGGAGGACGAACTCCCCGAAATCGAGGAAGAAACCCAGGAAGTCGATGAAGACCCCCGCCAATACGAAAAAGAAGAACTCATCCGCATGGGGTATACCGAGCAAGGCCTGGACGCGCCGGTGGATCAGGAACCGATTGAAGAGGAAGAAGTGGTGAAGCCTGAGGATGAGGCAAATAACGAAAACAAACGCAATGCAGCATGAAATTCTCACACGGATTTTACAAAGACGTCGCTGAGGGCAGGGGAGAATTTTTTGTGTGCAATGCTTTTTGTCGTTGGATTTGCTGGTCTTGATAGCGGAGCTTTTCCTCGGAGAGACGATACTTTTGGCTTACTTCGCGGGCTTTATGTCTGCCAAACCAGTGACCGCCCAAAATAGCTCCGATCGATCCTATGCTGAAAGGCAGAATGAATCCAAAATAACTTCCGATGTAACTGCCGTAAGCGGGATAAAGAATTTTATAGGCTTCTATCTCGGTCGCATGATCGCCTTTTTCGATGAAATATTTGATGGCGGAAGACGATGCCTCGTCTTCCTGGATGAGATCCATGCCGGGAACAATGCGCATGAGAGCATAGAAGCCCCGGTTGCTTTGGCGGTCAAAATCTCTGGCATGTCCCGCTTCATGTACCACAACCGGCGTTATATCCGAAAAAATATGGATCGTATCATTAAAGGGGTTGTAATAATCGCCGGCCAGGATACGTTCGGTTATGAGCGAAATAGTTGTCGTAAGAAATCCGAATGGAATACGGATAGCCCAATGCATTTTTTTATTTGTAAATAAACGCCTGTATTCATCGACAAAAGCCGCCTTATTGACTCTTACTTTGACGTCTTCCAATTGATAGTAGATCATGTACTGACGCAGATCTTCCAGCGTTTCCTCAGAGACGTTTCGGTTTTGGAGCTTATGGTTCCAGAGAAGGAGTTCGTTAGGCAGGGCAAACAGACGGGCAATGAGATCAAGCGGCAGAATCTTCCACCCTCGCTCGATCACGGGCTCCGTGGGCCTTTCAGCAAAATCCCCGCGGATTGATTCTGCAGAATGTACGGCGGGATTC
This window contains:
- a CDS encoding PIG-L deacetylase family protein; this encodes MVFAAGAAADRDEAHMMQEPEKIPYRPEPLGRHSVVVLAPHADDEALGPGGSILQHVRGGDAVKIVIVTDDPAQPEERKRECLEAAAKLGVKDVEFLGLKERAHDAALYKKKFRAVFESAGPTLVYLPHAGELHPDHCAVSEAGLAAARGMKPPLWLAFYEVSAPLARVNRLVDITAEMTMKQNAVGCYKTQLAQNDYLNKICALNRYRSYTLGKEVIYAEAYFLARSDGKDFGPPPGWGLKKSPLSFILSPRGRGKGEG
- a CDS encoding acyltransferase; translated protein: MDGLRFFAFLSIFICHYYIKNLKRIWFLTYAVPLFFVLSGFLITHILLEYEHVPRRHFLVSFYARRSLRIFPAYYLFITVLLLLGRLQDPAWYFSYTFNMKIFLLSLHGGLDALLKNWQQVNIHLWTLCVEEQFYLIYPALFFLIPSRSRLRWFALLIAASCLLRFWFRIFMPYAYYGTLLPVCGEALLWGGAAACARNKMRETRISSWAWMAMAAALILALIVFWGRGNTKLWALQFRVQRVHSLYLLAFTVIVLTLWNDDRFLLSRILAWGPFYYLGKIGYGLYLYHLSTWDLAAWLTERVPALESVPVILLRLGLTVILASLSWHLFESPLNNLKRFFPYRERQRDAV
- a CDS encoding GNAT family N-acetyltransferase — protein: MKTLAGVYCRTMDKPVSEATKDLFLRCFHWKRPEEEWAWRYEPGPYGLFAVQAFEGESLVSHYGGYPVTFSVEGKDIASSQVCDVMTAPTHRDEGTFDRTYCHYIETVREMGCSFMYGFTAQQAKRHHCRLPVRALRKKIGKSWFPKRLFFNCRLWDRFPESVSSIDERCRGEYPCFIRRKADYLNWRYADSTVRKYFCFTVEAGGDEGFLVFSVEGDTARVVDFLAPLALVEDLPRMIDGILARWFGKCRFVEMWHSAHSPVYPHLARAGFEPVPLQVPLFISLIILRPEVFPGQPAEAWIDRHFYYTMGDSDLF